In Cygnus atratus isolate AKBS03 ecotype Queensland, Australia chromosome 5, CAtr_DNAZoo_HiC_assembly, whole genome shotgun sequence, a single window of DNA contains:
- the GPR68 gene encoding ovarian cancer G-protein coupled receptor 1 has translation MMNSTDNATEQCIIDHNIHQTLSPVVYIFVFIIGLPANCLSLYYGYLQIKAKNELGIYLCNLTVADLFYIFSLPFWIQYVLQHDNWTYDELLCKICGILLYENIYISVGFLCCISIDRYLAVVHPFQFHQFRTMKAAMIVSAVIWTKEIMTCWFVFTHGEISMDAESHVVCFEHYPIKDWEHNINYYRFSAGFLFPFFLLAFSYCGILRVVHKSHGTQKKKKIQIKRLVSSTVFIFLVCFAPYHILLVIRSVFENNCSFADKIFNIYHASLLLTTFNCVADPVLYCFSSESTYHNFAKMRDSCLTCLGCLKTEMKESYQLSAPETPNWPQHEQQPGLLQKSCDATEIMEDSSINMGYL, from the coding sequence ATGATGAATTCCACAGACAATGCAACTGAGCAGTGTATTATTGACCATAATATCCACCAGACATTATCCCCCGTGGtatacatatttgtatttataataGGCTTGCCAGCTAACTGCCTGTCACTGTACTACGGGTACTTACAGATCAAGGCTAAAAATGAATTGGGTATCTACCTTTGCAATTTGACTGTAGCAGACctcttttacatattttctttgcctttctggATCCAGTATGTTTTACAGCATGACAACTGGACCTATGATGAACTGCTGTGCAAAATCTGTGGCATCCTCTTGTATGAGAATATCTATATCAGTGTGGGCTTCCTCTGCTGCATCTCCATCGACCGCTATCTAGCAGTAGTGCACccttttcagtttcatcagtTTCGGACAATGAAGGCTGCTATGATTGTGAGCGCTGTTATCTGGACCAAGGAAATAATGACCTGCTGGTTTGTCTTTACACACGGGGAGATCAGTATGGATGCCGAGAGCCATGTGGTATGCTTTGAGCATTACCCCATCAAAGACTGGGAGCACAACATCAATTACTATCGCTTCTCTGCTGgcttccttttccccttctttctgctGGCCTTCTCTTACTGTGGGATTTTAAGAGTTGTCCATAAGAGTCACGGCactcagaagaagaagaaaatccaaattaaaCGTCTGGTTTCAAgcactgtcttcatttttttagtgTGCTTTGCACCGTACCATATCCTACTTGTAATTCGCAGCGTATTTGAGAACAACTGCTCATTtgctgacaaaatatttaacatttaccATGCTTCTCTCCTGTTGACTACTTTTAACTGTGTTGCTGACCCAGTATTGTActgtttttccagtgaaagCACTTACCATAACTTTGCCAAGATGCGAGACTCTTGTTTAACATGTTTAGGATGTCTAAAGACTGAGATGAAAGAATCCTATCAGCTGAGTGCTCCAGAAACTCCGAACTGGCCACAACATGAGCAACAGCCAGGGTTATTACAAAAATCATGTGATGCTACTGAAATAATGGAAGACTCTTCAATTAACATGGGCTATTTATAG